In the genome of Longimicrobiales bacterium, one region contains:
- a CDS encoding HIT family protein: MIELPYQDPCEFCEGMAGRDEHWAVIAESALTLTVLNPYQFEAGQCCVITRRHVGTMLELTPAEGEAVIAAARDVARAMLAAFRPLAILTYQNNGVYSGQEVPHYHYHVVPRQQGSDWGIGPPQLQKFPAAGRVAGTHHDPSGDAARMKRVRVDRETLFRTAELLRRNLPT, from the coding sequence CTGTGAATTCTGTGAAGGCATGGCGGGTCGCGACGAGCACTGGGCCGTGATCGCCGAGTCGGCGCTGACCCTGACCGTGCTCAACCCCTACCAGTTCGAGGCGGGGCAGTGCTGCGTGATCACGCGCCGTCACGTCGGCACCATGCTGGAGCTCACGCCGGCAGAGGGAGAGGCGGTGATCGCCGCAGCACGCGACGTCGCCCGTGCAATGCTCGCCGCCTTTCGGCCGCTTGCCATACTCACCTATCAGAACAACGGCGTGTACAGTGGCCAGGAAGTTCCGCATTACCACTATCACGTCGTGCCGAGGCAGCAGGGCAGTGACTGGGGGATCGGGCCGCCGCAGCTGCAGAAGTTTCCGGCGGCCGGCCGCGTGGCGGGAACTCACCACGATCCGTCGGGCGACGCAGCGCGGATGAAGCGCGTGCGGGTTGATCGTGAGACCCTGTTCCGGACGGCGGAGCTGCTTCGGCGGAATTTGCCGACCTGA
- a CDS encoding DUF1801 domain-containing protein produces the protein MKKQPKSTTTRKPPEPSDSHAEISDWMRSAMPDLQPIVKYLDKQIRDSISGLQYGVKWKKAYYGVPDQGWIIEMVAYDVSVNVVFLGGAKFDDPPSLGSGGSRYVKVKTLEEAKAPEIREWIKEAARVPGWQ, from the coding sequence ATGAAGAAGCAGCCGAAGTCGACCACGACTCGCAAGCCGCCGGAGCCGTCGGACAGTCACGCCGAGATCAGTGACTGGATGCGCAGCGCAATGCCGGACCTGCAGCCTATCGTGAAGTACCTGGACAAGCAGATCCGTGACAGCATCAGCGGGCTCCAGTACGGGGTGAAGTGGAAGAAGGCGTACTACGGAGTGCCGGACCAGGGATGGATCATCGAGATGGTCGCCTATGATGTCTCGGTGAACGTGGTATTCCTGGGCGGTGCGAAGTTCGACGATCCGCCGTCGCTCGGCTCCGGCGGGTCGCGCTACGTCAAGGTGAAAACGCTGGAGGAGGCGAAGGCACCCGAGATCCGCGAGTGGATCAAGGAGGCTGCGCGCGTGCCGGGCTGGCAGTGA
- a CDS encoding dihydrofolate reductase family protein → MRKLIVAEFITLDGVIQAPGAPDEDPSGGFRFGGWVAPYDDDAIDRAVHDLFAQPFELLLGRRTYDIWAAYWPNVPAGHPIADRFNRVRKHVATHRPDALEWENSHALRGEPADAVRALQREGDGNFLTYGSGELVRQLLIAGLVDELRLMVFPIVLGRGKRLFGDDALASAFTLDQSERTPGGVLITRYLRAGEVRTGAIGARDAG, encoded by the coding sequence ATGCGCAAGCTGATCGTGGCGGAGTTCATCACGCTGGACGGCGTGATCCAGGCACCCGGGGCGCCTGACGAAGATCCGAGCGGCGGGTTCCGGTTCGGCGGCTGGGTCGCGCCCTACGACGACGACGCGATCGACAGGGCGGTTCATGACCTCTTTGCGCAGCCGTTCGAGCTGCTGCTGGGACGTCGCACCTACGACATATGGGCGGCGTACTGGCCGAATGTGCCCGCGGGGCACCCGATCGCCGATCGGTTCAACCGAGTGCGCAAGCACGTGGCGACGCACCGGCCGGATGCACTGGAGTGGGAGAACAGCCATGCACTGCGCGGCGAACCTGCGGACGCGGTGCGCGCGCTACAGCGCGAGGGTGATGGCAACTTCCTGACGTACGGGAGTGGCGAGCTGGTGCGCCAGCTGCTCATTGCCGGTCTGGTGGACGAACTCCGGCTGATGGTATTCCCCATCGTGCTCGGTCGCGGAAAGCGCCTGTTCGGAGATGACGCGCTGGCCTCCGCCTTCACCCTGGATCAATCGGAACGCACGCCCGGCGGGGTGCTGATCACGCGTTACCTGCGCGCGGGCGAGGTGCGCACCGGCGCGATCGGCGCGCGGGACGCGGGATGA
- a CDS encoding methyltransferase domain-containing protein yields the protein MMPESPQEAVIGLYERHAAAYDVDRGRSLQERAWLDRFLAFIPPGGTILDVGCGMGEPIAAYLLQQGVHVLGVDASPSMIARCRQRFPESDWMVADMRELELGKRFDGIVAWDSFFHLGMVDQRSMFSRFAAHARAGAPLMFTSGTSEGEAIGSYCGEALYHASLTPAEYRTLLGTNGFVVREFVASDASCGNHTVWLATHGGSDVLPASHRDLRGI from the coding sequence ATGATGCCCGAGAGCCCGCAGGAAGCGGTCATCGGCCTGTACGAGCGTCATGCGGCGGCGTACGACGTCGATCGCGGCCGCTCGCTCCAGGAGCGCGCATGGCTCGACCGGTTCCTCGCCTTCATTCCGCCCGGCGGCACAATTCTCGACGTCGGATGCGGCATGGGCGAGCCGATCGCTGCGTACCTGCTTCAACAGGGCGTCCACGTGCTCGGCGTGGATGCGTCACCCTCGATGATCGCGCGCTGCCGTCAGCGCTTCCCTGAATCGGACTGGATGGTCGCCGACATGCGAGAGCTCGAGTTAGGGAAGCGCTTCGATGGCATCGTCGCATGGGACAGCTTCTTCCACCTCGGCATGGTTGATCAGCGCAGCATGTTCTCCCGTTTCGCTGCGCACGCGCGGGCGGGCGCGCCGCTGATGTTCACCAGCGGTACGTCGGAGGGCGAGGCGATCGGCTCGTACTGCGGTGAGGCGCTTTACCACGCGAGCCTGACGCCTGCCGAGTACCGAACGCTTCTCGGCACGAACGGCTTCGTCGTGCGGGAGTTCGTGGCGTCCGATGCCTCGTGCGGTAATCACACGGTGTGGCTAGCAACGCACGGAGGGTCTGACGTGCTGCCAGCCTCGCACCGCGACCTTCGCGGCATCTGA
- a CDS encoding VOC family protein → MPEFRFYYFTPLYEETVAFYRDVLGFELYRCWDEPDGERGTIFMAPGGAGLIEIEAGGTRPVVQGGFYIEVSDLDAWRAAVGRSGAPIVRDVAVTGYAHRNFKTRDPSGIEVAFFEPAPGQ, encoded by the coding sequence ATGCCCGAATTCCGCTTCTATTACTTCACGCCGCTCTACGAAGAGACAGTCGCGTTCTATCGCGACGTGCTTGGCTTCGAGCTGTACCGATGCTGGGACGAGCCGGATGGGGAGCGCGGCACGATCTTCATGGCTCCGGGTGGCGCGGGGCTGATCGAGATCGAGGCCGGAGGCACACGGCCGGTGGTGCAGGGCGGGTTCTACATCGAGGTCAGCGATCTCGACGCGTGGCGGGCAGCGGTGGGTCGCAGTGGTGCGCCGATCGTTCGGGACGTCGCCGTGACTGGATACGCCCATCGCAACTTCAAGACGCGCGATCCGAGCGGGATCGAAGTGGCGTTCTTCGAACCCGCTCCCGGGCAGTGA
- a CDS encoding VOC family protein produces MKPRVSLITLGVDDLQRAVAFYRDGLGLPTDGIVGLEFEHGAVAFFDMGGVRLALWARPDLQHDSGRPQPRGASAGFALAHNVNTRAEVDDVMTQARAAGAEIVKPAQDTFWGGYAGYFADPDGHLWEVAWNPQLRVED; encoded by the coding sequence ATGAAACCCCGTGTTTCCCTGATCACGCTGGGCGTTGATGATCTCCAGCGCGCGGTCGCCTTCTACCGGGACGGTCTCGGGCTGCCGACGGATGGAATCGTCGGTCTCGAGTTCGAGCACGGCGCGGTGGCGTTCTTCGATATGGGAGGAGTCAGGCTCGCGCTCTGGGCTCGCCCCGACCTCCAGCATGACTCGGGACGGCCGCAGCCTCGCGGCGCTTCTGCCGGCTTCGCGCTCGCGCACAACGTGAACACCCGGGCGGAAGTGGACGACGTGATGACACAGGCGCGCGCCGCCGGGGCCGAGATCGTGAAGCCTGCGCAGGACACGTTCTGGGGTGGCTATGCGGGCTACTTCGCCGATCCCGACGGTCACCTATGGGAGGTCGCATGGAACCCGCAGCTTCGCGTGGAGGACTGA